The Bacillus sp. F19 DNA segment AGTCTGTATTCAATCGCTCTAAGCTTTCTGAGATATCTTTAGAGATAGCTGCCGGATTCACACGGGGACCTGGTTCACCATCATCATGGTGAGCCCCTTTTGTTAAAATATGAATCTCACTGCGATTCTTCCGCAAATGCAGCCATTCCCCAAAAATAACCTCGCTGTCTATGTACTGATGAGCCATATCAAACATATTTCCGCCTATTCTGAAGTACTCATCCAGCATATCGAATGCCTGCTGCCTGCTGTCATATTGATAGAAATGAGCCGTCCCCATTATTAACCTTGAGCATGCTTTCTCAACATATTTTTGATCGATCATTCCTTTTAAACTGTGAAATTCCATTTAAAGGCCTCCCTTATGAATGATGAATCATTCTTTCTCTTATCATGACGTCAGGAAGATTCGTGTCCATCGCGTCAATTTTCCATTCCTGAAGCGTTTTCCATACACGGATATCGTCGCTCATGCTTCCATGCACATAATAGCCAGCCTGATGAAGCTCTTCTATTAAACTTGGAGATAATTGATTTATCGGCACATTTAATACTTGTGCCTGAAGTTCTTTCAGATAACGGACAGGATCTGCTAATCGCGAGGAGCAGATAACATTTGTGAGGATGCGCTTGCTGTGCCTCCTCGCTTCAGCTAAGGATGCATGGTTAAAGGACATGAGCTGGATTTGGTCTTCCATTTGATAGCTCCGGTTAAATCTGTGACTCTTTTAGCTAATGGTTCTTTCAGGTGCTCCATCTGCTTCAGTTCGATGCTGAGCACGATTTTCCCCTTCGCCCATGCTAAAACTTCCTCGAGTGCCAGGATCTCTTCATCAGCAAACTCCTCTGAAAACCACGCACCTGCATCTAATTTTTTCAAGTCAGATAAAGTGTGTTCGCTCACAAATCCCGTTCCATTGGTTGTCCTCTCAAGTGAGAAATCATGAAAGACAACAGCATGCCCGTCACTGGTCAGCTGGACATCCAGCTCGAGCATATCAGCCTGCAGCTCCTGCGCTTTTTTAAAAGACGACATCGTATTCTCCGGACAATACGCAGATGCACCGCGATGCGCGCCAATTAGAGCTCTGTTCTTGCCTTTAAAAATTCTATCCATCTTTCCACCGCTTCTTATGAAAAATAAATCGGATTGCTGATGACAATCGGAGTGTCCGTTTCCACATCCCATAATTCAGCACGCACATAAACGCTGTTCCCTGGAATCTCAACAGTTCTAGACAATGTTCCTGGGGGTTTATGGCTTTTAAAAACGTTTCCTTGATCCGTAATGATTTTCAAAAGACCGCCAATACTTTCCGGAATATCAATTTTTATAAATGTCCTGTCATGATTCCTTTTAAAAGTACCGCCCATCAATATCTCATCCGCCTGCATTTGAATCCAAGGGGAATTTGGACGGCCTGCTATACACACTTGGCCAGCTGTTAAAGCTTCTAATAGCTTTCTTGGTGTATGCATATCCGAATAAATCCATGTCGTTGGCGTTCCATATTTAATGGTTTCATGAAGGCGATGGGTATCGCTTCCGCCAATCGCCACGATTTTCTTCCCTTGCTGCAATTGCAGATCCCACCATGTTAAAGTCGCTTGATTTTGTTTGCTCCAGGGGCCATTCCAAATCTCCACTATTTTCACATCGAAATGCTCCAGGCCCCAATCCCATGAGCAAAACGAACAGTGCGGATGGTTGATGGAAATAACGGCGCCGTTTGCCATCCCTTCATCCAGCTTCTCTTGAACATCTTCCTTCGTTTTACAGCGAAAATCGGCAAAGGGCTTGTGCACGCCGTAAAAGTTGCAATGCCCGCGGTTTGTCGTCAGTTCAACAGCTGGAATAACAGCCAAATCTTCAACCTGCGGATAGTGGTAGTTTTGACTGAACGTATTATGATCGGTTAAAGCCAGAAAATCTAAATCAGCCTGCCTGACATTTTCAACCACCTCTGCAAGAGTAAAGGCACCATCACTGTGATTGGAATGCAGATGCAGATCCCCTTTGAACCATCTCTTTTTGCTCATCATAAGAGTGACTAGAACATTGATCTCACACGACCCAGGAACACGATAAGCATTCAAGATGACCCCCCACTCGCCGGCAGGAAGCTCACCTAACATGTAGCCTGGCGTGGCACGGTCTTCACGGACAAAAATGTCCTTGCGGGCACCGCCGCTCCACCCTTTAAATCCATTGGGATCCTCCAAACCCAAATCAATCATATTTTCATCAGCATGACTGAAAGACAGCTCTACCTTTATTTCTTCAATATCGTCTGGGACAGAGAAAGGCAGGGTGATGTATTCCCCTTGCTGCGAATGATGGATCACCTTAGACAGGGTGACTTTGTGAACTCGGCTCACGATTCTTTTCCTCCCGAACCCAGTCCTCCCAGTCCTTGCTCAAATAGAGGCTGAAGGATAAAGTACAAGATAATCATCGGCAAAGCAGCAGTGGTTGCACCCGTCATGATTAACGGCCAATCGATGTTATATTGACCCTGGAATGCTTTAAGAGCAATCTGTATCGTATACATTTCCTGCGACCTCGCAATCGTCAACGGCCATAAATATTCGTTCCAGTGACTCAGAAAACTGAAAATCGCCACTAAAGCAATCGCCGGTTTATTTAGAGGCATAATCACTTTCCAGTAAATTTGAAATTTAGAGCAGCCGTCAATGGTCGCCTGCTCATCCAATTCCTTTGGAATGGCAAGGAAATTTTGCCGCATCAGGAAAATGGCAAAGCCTGTGACTGCAAAGGGAAGAATGAGTCCTGCATAGGAATCAAGCCATCCATCAGGTCCAGCGAACGGTACATTTTTCATCATGAAAAAGAGCGGAACAACCATTAAGCCAGAAGGAATCATCATTGTCGCAAGCACTAATAGGAAAAGCTTATCTCTTCCCGGAAAGGTCAGTCTTGCAAAGGCAAAAGCCGCCAATGACGCCAATAATACGTTAATAATTGTAGCTAAAGCTGATACAACAAAACTGTTTAAGAAAGCTCTCGGCAAATTCGTTTCCTGCCAGATTCTCAGGAAATTTTCCCAATGAAATTCTG contains these protein-coding regions:
- a CDS encoding CehA/McbA family metallohydrolase, producing the protein MSRVHKVTLSKVIHHSQQGEYITLPFSVPDDIEEIKVELSFSHADENMIDLGLEDPNGFKGWSGGARKDIFVREDRATPGYMLGELPAGEWGVILNAYRVPGSCEINVLVTLMMSKKRWFKGDLHLHSNHSDGAFTLAEVVENVRQADLDFLALTDHNTFSQNYHYPQVEDLAVIPAVELTTNRGHCNFYGVHKPFADFRCKTKEDVQEKLDEGMANGAVISINHPHCSFCSWDWGLEHFDVKIVEIWNGPWSKQNQATLTWWDLQLQQGKKIVAIGGSDTHRLHETIKYGTPTTWIYSDMHTPRKLLEALTAGQVCIAGRPNSPWIQMQADEILMGGTFKRNHDRTFIKIDIPESIGGLLKIITDQGNVFKSHKPPGTLSRTVEIPGNSVYVRAELWDVETDTPIVISNPIYFS
- a CDS encoding carbohydrate ABC transporter permease; translation: MKKSKILKNFILYFLLTFVLFVFLGPYIWMLMTAVKSQGDVMVWPPKILPTEFHWENFLRIWQETNLPRAFLNSFVVSALATIINVLLASLAAFAFARLTFPGRDKLFLLVLATMMIPSGLMVVPLFFMMKNVPFAGPDGWLDSYAGLILPFAVTGFAIFLMRQNFLAIPKELDEQATIDGCSKFQIYWKVIMPLNKPAIALVAIFSFLSHWNEYLWPLTIARSQEMYTIQIALKAFQGQYNIDWPLIMTGATTAALPMIILYFILQPLFEQGLGGLGSGGKES